AACAGCAGGGTGCAAACAAGTGCGCACGCGCACGGTATATTATTGTCCTGCTGATAGCCTAGCCACTATAACTCAACCAAAAACTAATGATGCTCAGAGTATAATGAGTCAGATGATCTGAATACCACTACTGTACAATGCCATTGTTCCTTCTCTAAGCTGGGACTGCAACAGGTGAATTGATTTCTTTGAGGTTCTCTAAAAGCAATGCAAAGAATGAGGGTAGTTACCTAGTTAGCAACTCCGGTTCAGACAGTCTGTGGAAGTGGAAGAGTGGGTGGATCTCAGCATGAAGCCTGATTCACAACAGCTGTCCTAAAGTAACTGATAATGAGCTGACTGCATCTCAGCCCATTTATGAACCTATAAGAAACAGTCATTTTCTTCAGACTGTCTCTGTGATATTGATTTTTTGACagagcattaaaaaaaaactgtaggcctattgtgaaGAAGACTAAGCATATCGCTATAATTTGATATTTAAGTGTCTGTTAATTCCATCAGTGTTGTCAGCCATGGCAGCAGATGTCATTGAGGGATGTCGTCTTCCTGTCCTACGGAAAAATCAGGAGGACGAAGACGAGTGGTCCCTGGCTGAAGTTCTCAGTGTAAAAGAGACGCCAGGAAATAAACTTTACTATGTCCATTACATTGACTTCAATAAGCGTTTGGATGAATGGGTGCCCCCAGACAGACTGGACCTGACCACACTTCAGATGCCCAAGAAGGAAACGGAAACGGAAACAAACACGTCTCTGACAAATGGCCAGATTGGCTCAGGAGCAGCCTCCCCTGAGCGAGACATGCGGAGAGGTCTGCAGCTCACCATTCAAAACATCACCGCTGTATCCAAAGACCATAAATTAACCAGCCCAAACAAGAAATCTGAGTCCAGATGCTTAGCATCACAGGCTTCCCCAGTAGCTTCAAAGCTTTCACCTCCAGATGCCACAGAAGAGATACCCATGAAGCAGATGCCAAAAGCAGCCACCAATCCTAAACTGAATGGCCATGATCATGACGAGGGTCATGATCACATGACCCTCACCAGCAATTGTGGAATCCATCGAATGGTTCCATCTAAGCGcggcaggaagaggaagactcTTTGCGTGGCGCCGGAAGAGGACTCTCAGGACAGCTCCGACGGAATACCCCCTGCGCCCCACACGACGGGCAGCATGGCGCCCGACCGCAGACAGGACGACATCGTCACGCGCATGAAGAACATCAGCTGCATCGAGCTGGGGCGCCACCGGCTGAAGCCGTGGTACTTCTCTCCGTACCCCCAGGAGCTCACCGCCCTCCCCGTCCTCTACCTCTGCGAGTTCTGCCTCAAGTACCTCAAGAGCCTGACGTGCCTGCAGAGGCACGTCACAAAGTGCACCCTTCGCAACCCCCCAGGAAACGAGATCTATCGCAAAGGAACGGTCTCCTTCTTTGAAATCGACGGCAGGAAGAACACGGCCTACGCCCAGAACCTGTGCTTGCTGGCCAAGTGCTTCCTGGACCACAAGACGCTCTATTACGACACCGACCCGTTCCTCTTTTACGTGATGACCGAGTACGACCCCAAAGGCTTTCATATCGTGGGCTACTTTTCGAAGGAGAAAGAGTCGACAGAAGATTACAACGTCGCGTGCATTCTGACACTGCCCCCTTACCAGAGAAGAGGTTACGGAAAACTCCTCATCGAGTTTAGCTACGAGTTGTCCAAGATGGAGGGCAAAACGGGGTCACCTGAAAAACCCCTCTCCGACCTGGGCCTGCTGTCCTACCGGTCCTACTGGTCCCAGACCATACTAGAGATCCTGCTCAGCCTGCTGTCAGACTACGGAGAGCGACCCCACATCACCATCCAGGAGATCAGCGAGATGACCAGCATAAAGAAAGAGGACATCATATCCACACTGCAGTACCTGAACCTCATCAGTTACTATAGGGGCCAGTATGTGTTGACCCTCCCCGAGGACATTGTGCTGGGCCATGAGAGGGCAATGCAGAAACGCCATCTGAGGATCGATCCCTGCTGCCTGCATTTTACCCCGAAGGACTGGGCCAAGAGGGGCAGGTGGTAAAGCCGGCCACTTAGAGGTGTTGGCTCTCACCAAATCATCGCAGAAAGAACAGGTCCATTTTGCcatcattgtattgtttttggttACTTTTTTTGACCAGcttatatttatttgttcaaCATGATGGTGAGAAAGTGGaaaaaataaagcatcaatgCTTTGGTTATGTCTAATGAGTTATGTCTGTTCTTCATGTTTTTTCTCAAACTTTAGTGTCTTTGTCATTATTAAGAGCATGTGGTTCTGTAAAGTGCATATGGTTTTGGAGAAACACAAAACAATGTGCAGCAAACCATGATGCATAATTGTCTATCTATAGTCGCAATCGCTACGCACTTAGCATGTCATTGTGATATGTCAAATGAGAACCAAGCTCTGCACCACATGATTATAGTCAACAAGTGTGATTTTCGTTTGTTTTTACGAACCATTTTCATATTGGCTTCCCTGACTGACAGTCATATCAGTAATGAATATGCACAAATCCTATTTTGCAGAATGGTGCTCCATGTTTTTAAAGCGGTTAAGGCCGTTGTTAATCTAGCAGAATGATAGGGCACCAGGTAATTGTTTTCTCATCCTATAGGCCCCCAAGCACACACCAAGACACCATGAGAAATTGTCTGCTTGCCCATACACCACAATAATCCACTTAAGTGAGGACAATGATACTGGACCGAGGTCTACACAGCAGGCCCAACACTTTCATCCAGTCAGGGGATGCTGGCACACAATAAGATCTGCTTGCTTCAGTCTCTATCTATCCGTGCTGCAAGGCCGGTTTAGCATTACATGCACAGCACTGGGGCACTGACAGAGAGCTTCAAAGCAGGGCgggagggtggggggcggggtgtgtgtgtgtgtgttggggggggggggggggggggcacgccAACCTCCCATTCATCAGCACACGCATGTCTCCCTGCCTGGGGTAGGTGTGTCAGAAGCCTGGTGCTTTTCTCTGAGTGCATCTCATTTTCGCCCAGAGGAAGGGTTTTTCGTTCTGTGTTCCAAACGCCACCTCGCACTCCCTTTGATGGATCTGCCAACAGCGTAAGCCTCTCAGCGGAAGAAAAGCATGGTGGATGATTCTCCGCAGATATCGCACAGTATCCGCGGCCTCCTTCTCGTAGCCACCGCCATTTATTTAAATAGTTCATGCGAAACAACAGGGACAGGCATTATCATCACCGATGACAGTCGGAACAGAATATGTAAATAGAACTGCAAGATATCTTTTTCTCCTACAGTGTTCTC
This is a stretch of genomic DNA from Sardina pilchardus chromosome 19, fSarPil1.1, whole genome shotgun sequence. It encodes these proteins:
- the LOC134066525 gene encoding histone acetyltransferase KAT5-like — encoded protein: MRDCVQSVKGAWCGEEKAEGRRRRKKPPGGLEDVLSAMAADVIEGCRLPVLRKNQEDEDEWSLAEVLSVKETPGNKLYYVHYIDFNKRLDEWVPPDRLDLTTLQMPKKETETETNTSLTNGQIGSGAASPERDMRRGLQLTIQNITAVSKDHKLTSPNKKSESRCLASQASPVASKLSPPDATEEIPMKQMPKAATNPKLNGHDHDEGHDHMTLTSNCGIHRMVPSKRGRKRKTLCVAPEEDSQDSSDGIPPAPHTTGSMAPDRRQDDIVTRMKNISCIELGRHRLKPWYFSPYPQELTALPVLYLCEFCLKYLKSLTCLQRHVTKCTLRNPPGNEIYRKGTVSFFEIDGRKNTAYAQNLCLLAKCFLDHKTLYYDTDPFLFYVMTEYDPKGFHIVGYFSKEKESTEDYNVACILTLPPYQRRGYGKLLIEFSYELSKMEGKTGSPEKPLSDLGLLSYRSYWSQTILEILLSLLSDYGERPHITIQEISEMTSIKKEDIISTLQYLNLISYYRGQYVLTLPEDIVLGHERAMQKRHLRIDPCCLHFTPKDWAKRGRW